The Colletes latitarsis isolate SP2378_abdomen chromosome 14, iyColLati1, whole genome shotgun sequence genome has a segment encoding these proteins:
- the LOC143349864 gene encoding uncharacterized protein LOC143349864 isoform X1 gives MKIRCPFDALHMIDKIYFEAHISNCASSSKMRKCQRSYTQQHQLGTVTLETVKYLSAPKMKNWSEEHVETYDPWKSTETRNIIRCMVGSRLIKKQFKFAERRRMQALCQVEKISRNLRKCFKRRTLKKYINISQLVKNMRRLYLEDFDSLLNSTDISKLCISDVNDSLDKRRCMSEDSEKILVKKFKELMLCRFQT, from the exons ATGAAGATACGTTGTCCATTCGATGCACTTCACATGATCGATAAGATCTATTTTGAG GCTCATATCTCAAACTGTGCCAGTAGTTCCAAGATGAGAAAATGTCAACGTAGTTATACACAGCAGCATCAACTGGGTACGGTAACCTTGGAAACAGTTAAATATTTATCTGCacccaaaatgaaaaattggaGCGAG gagCACGTAGAAACGTACGACCCTTGGAAGAGTACCGAAACAAGGAACATCATACGATGTATGGTAGGCTCGAGGTTgataaaaaaacaattcaaaTTTGCAGAGCGTAGAAGAATGCAGGCCCTCTGTCAAGTAGAGAAAATTAGTCGAAATCTAAGAAAATGTTTT AAGCGTAGAACgttaaagaaatatataaatatttcacaaCTTGTTAAAAATATGAGAAGATTATATTTGGAAGACTTTGATAGTTTGTTAAACAGTACCGATATTAGTAAATTATGTATAAGCGATGTAAACGACTCTTTGGATAAAAGAAGGTGCATGTCGGAAGACAGTGAAAAG ATATTGGTGAAAAAATTCAAAGAGCTAATGCTTTGCCGTTTTCAAACGTAA
- the LOC143349864 gene encoding uncharacterized protein LOC143349864 isoform X2: MKIRCPFDALHMIDKIYFEAHISNCASSSKMRKCQRSYTQQHQLGTVTLETVKYLSAPKMKNWSEEHVETYDPWKSTETRNIIRCMVGSRLIKKQFKFAERRRMQALCQVEKISRNLRKCFKRRTLKKYINISQLVKNMRRLYLEDFDSLLNSTDISKLCISDVNDSLDKRRCMSEDSEKNKCCRYW, encoded by the exons ATGAAGATACGTTGTCCATTCGATGCACTTCACATGATCGATAAGATCTATTTTGAG GCTCATATCTCAAACTGTGCCAGTAGTTCCAAGATGAGAAAATGTCAACGTAGTTATACACAGCAGCATCAACTGGGTACGGTAACCTTGGAAACAGTTAAATATTTATCTGCacccaaaatgaaaaattggaGCGAG gagCACGTAGAAACGTACGACCCTTGGAAGAGTACCGAAACAAGGAACATCATACGATGTATGGTAGGCTCGAGGTTgataaaaaaacaattcaaaTTTGCAGAGCGTAGAAGAATGCAGGCCCTCTGTCAAGTAGAGAAAATTAGTCGAAATCTAAGAAAATGTTTT AAGCGTAGAACgttaaagaaatatataaatatttcacaaCTTGTTAAAAATATGAGAAGATTATATTTGGAAGACTTTGATAGTTTGTTAAACAGTACCGATATTAGTAAATTATGTATAAGCGATGTAAACGACTCTTTGGATAAAAGAAGGTGCATGTCGGAAGACAGTGAAAAG AATAAATGTTGCAGATATTGGTGA
- the LOC143350019 gene encoding uncharacterized protein LOC143350019 isoform X2 translates to MQRVLSFQMARGLDESSEFVTKRMCFSFLFSIGFVCVLCGFLLGRFSTQRIVESHAENKRLEFAGNGLESTRYLQHLLLQRLEGAKLDADFEQNCASLNFTEDIVDRVHGILSNFSLIDRVVVHPTCIFANARGYREPDRYVVVSASGEGVCIVLELAKIMNDIQREHDWKPRRSLIFCFIFGSSDSCSEILFQNAFVHSRIMAYVVVHHRVFQEAASIVKNLHFHNDRSISSNNASSNNTISRLALDIPHAVLSFVNNGITIDENDHERNMRKIILAQILGQTIWKLSECLIMKWNPRYFDETVSKALDSIDSTKFFTNKGTYFGYFENSVLSILNKNIFFLCLDEIQETSVRLLIEVKIFNGMIDAIDTTNVIRTRILNDLMMDLDRTLLCSDRKFVSKTDWAEILKLAHEPFNVISTRLKQVLKCYETAVQLLQNKI, encoded by the exons ATGCAACGAGTTCTCAGCTTTCAAATGGCTCGCGGATTGGACGAGTCGAGCGAATTTGTGACGAAACGTATGTGTTTCTCGTTTCTCTTCTCCATCGGTTTCGTTTGCGTTCTCTGTGGTTTCTTGCTCGGTCGATTCTCCACACAAAGGATCGTAGAGTCTCACGCGGAAAATAAACGTCTCGAGTTTGCGGGAAATGGCCTCGAGAGCACCAGGTATCTTCAACATTTATTACTCCAACGACTAGAAGGGGCAAAGCTTGATGCTGATTTCGAACA gaACTGCGCGTCTTTAAATTTTACGGAAGATATTGTAGATCGAGTACATGGAATCCTGTCAAATTTCTCACTTATTGATAGAGTTGTAGTACATCCAACGTGTATCTTTGCAAATGCTCGAGGGTACAGAGAACCTG acAGATATGTTGTTGTATCGGCTAGCGGCGAAGGTGTTTGTATTGTTTTGGAACTGGCAAAGATCATGAACGATATTCAACGGGAACACGACTGGAAGCCTCGTCGATCCCTTATTTTCTGTTTCATTTTCGGATCTTCGGACTCCTGTTCAGAAATACTGTTTCAAAATGCTTTCGTGCACTCTAGAATTATGGCCTATGTTGTTGTACATCATCGAGTTTTCCAAG AAGCTGCTAGCATCGTGaaaaatttacattttcatAACGACCGCTCGATATCTTCAAACAACGCGTCTTCTAATAATACAATTTCTCGCCTTGCTTTAGACATACCGCACGCAGTATTGTCGTTCGTG AACAACGGCATCACCATCGATGAAAATGATCACGAAAGGAACATGCGTAAAATAATTTTAGCCCAAATACTTGGTCAAACTATTTGGAAATTATCCGAATGTTTAATCATGAAATGGAATCCACGTTATTTCGATGAAACTGTTTCCAAAGCACTGGACTCTATAGATAGTACTAAATTTTTTACGAACAAAGGTACATACTTTGGATATTTCGAGAACTCAGTTCTTTCGATATTAAATAAGAATATATTTTTCCTTTGTTTAGATGAAATACAGGAAACCTCTGTCAGATTACTGATCGAGGTTAAGATTTTTAATGGAATGATCGACGCAATCGATACCACCAA CGTAATCAGGACGAGGATATTAAATGATTTGATGATGGATTTGGATAGAACTCTTCTGTGTTCTGATAGAAAATTTGTATCGAAAACCGATTGGGCAGAGATTTTAAAACTAGCTCATGAGCCTTTTAACGTTATATCAACGCGTCTTAAACAAGTATTAAAATGTTACGAAACGGCCGTCcaacttttacaaaataaaatttaa
- the LOC143350019 gene encoding uncharacterized protein LOC143350019 isoform X1 — MQRVLSFQMARGLDESSEFVTKRMCFSFLFSIGFVCVLCGFLLGRFSTQRIVESHAENKRLEFAGNGLESTRYLQHLLLQRLEGAKLDADFEQNCASLNFTEDIVDRVHGILSNFSLIDRVVVHPTCIFANARGYREPDRYVVVSASGEGVCIVLELAKIMNDIQREHDWKPRRSLIFCFIFGSSDSCSEILFQNAFVHSRIMAYVVVHHRVFQGSGPFIASGSDIIQSLVLEAASIVKNLHFHNDRSISSNNASSNNTISRLALDIPHAVLSFVNNGITIDENDHERNMRKIILAQILGQTIWKLSECLIMKWNPRYFDETVSKALDSIDSTKFFTNKGTYFGYFENSVLSILNKNIFFLCLDEIQETSVRLLIEVKIFNGMIDAIDTTNVIRTRILNDLMMDLDRTLLCSDRKFVSKTDWAEILKLAHEPFNVISTRLKQVLKCYETAVQLLQNKI; from the exons ATGCAACGAGTTCTCAGCTTTCAAATGGCTCGCGGATTGGACGAGTCGAGCGAATTTGTGACGAAACGTATGTGTTTCTCGTTTCTCTTCTCCATCGGTTTCGTTTGCGTTCTCTGTGGTTTCTTGCTCGGTCGATTCTCCACACAAAGGATCGTAGAGTCTCACGCGGAAAATAAACGTCTCGAGTTTGCGGGAAATGGCCTCGAGAGCACCAGGTATCTTCAACATTTATTACTCCAACGACTAGAAGGGGCAAAGCTTGATGCTGATTTCGAACA gaACTGCGCGTCTTTAAATTTTACGGAAGATATTGTAGATCGAGTACATGGAATCCTGTCAAATTTCTCACTTATTGATAGAGTTGTAGTACATCCAACGTGTATCTTTGCAAATGCTCGAGGGTACAGAGAACCTG acAGATATGTTGTTGTATCGGCTAGCGGCGAAGGTGTTTGTATTGTTTTGGAACTGGCAAAGATCATGAACGATATTCAACGGGAACACGACTGGAAGCCTCGTCGATCCCTTATTTTCTGTTTCATTTTCGGATCTTCGGACTCCTGTTCAGAAATACTGTTTCAAAATGCTTTCGTGCACTCTAGAATTATGGCCTATGTTGTTGTACATCATCGAGTTTTCCAAG GCAGTGGTCCTTTTATTGCGTCAGGGTCCGATATAATACAGTCTCTGGTTTTAGAAGCTGCTAGCATCGTGaaaaatttacattttcatAACGACCGCTCGATATCTTCAAACAACGCGTCTTCTAATAATACAATTTCTCGCCTTGCTTTAGACATACCGCACGCAGTATTGTCGTTCGTG AACAACGGCATCACCATCGATGAAAATGATCACGAAAGGAACATGCGTAAAATAATTTTAGCCCAAATACTTGGTCAAACTATTTGGAAATTATCCGAATGTTTAATCATGAAATGGAATCCACGTTATTTCGATGAAACTGTTTCCAAAGCACTGGACTCTATAGATAGTACTAAATTTTTTACGAACAAAGGTACATACTTTGGATATTTCGAGAACTCAGTTCTTTCGATATTAAATAAGAATATATTTTTCCTTTGTTTAGATGAAATACAGGAAACCTCTGTCAGATTACTGATCGAGGTTAAGATTTTTAATGGAATGATCGACGCAATCGATACCACCAA CGTAATCAGGACGAGGATATTAAATGATTTGATGATGGATTTGGATAGAACTCTTCTGTGTTCTGATAGAAAATTTGTATCGAAAACCGATTGGGCAGAGATTTTAAAACTAGCTCATGAGCCTTTTAACGTTATATCAACGCGTCTTAAACAAGTATTAAAATGTTACGAAACGGCCGTCcaacttttacaaaataaaatttaa
- the LOC143350019 gene encoding uncharacterized protein LOC143350019 isoform X3 has protein sequence MQRVLSFQMARGLDESSEFVTKRMCFSFLFSIGFVCVLCGFLLGRFSTQRIVESHAENKRLEFAGNGLESTRYLQHLLLQRLEGAKLDADFEQNCASLNFTEDIVDRVHGILSNFSLIDRVVVHPTCIFANARGYREPDRYVVVSASGEGVCIVLELAKIMNDIQREHDWKPRRSLIFCFIFGSSDSCSEILFQNAFVHSRIMAYVVVHHRVFQGSGPFIASGSDIIQSLVLEAASIVKNLHFHNDRSISSNNASSNNTISRLALDIPHAVLSFVNNGITIDENDHERNMRKIILAQILGQTIWKLSECLIMKWNPRYFDETVSKALDSIDSTKFFTNKDEIQETSVRLLIEVKIFNGMIDAIDTTNVIRTRILNDLMMDLDRTLLCSDRKFVSKTDWAEILKLAHEPFNVISTRLKQVLKCYETAVQLLQNKI, from the exons ATGCAACGAGTTCTCAGCTTTCAAATGGCTCGCGGATTGGACGAGTCGAGCGAATTTGTGACGAAACGTATGTGTTTCTCGTTTCTCTTCTCCATCGGTTTCGTTTGCGTTCTCTGTGGTTTCTTGCTCGGTCGATTCTCCACACAAAGGATCGTAGAGTCTCACGCGGAAAATAAACGTCTCGAGTTTGCGGGAAATGGCCTCGAGAGCACCAGGTATCTTCAACATTTATTACTCCAACGACTAGAAGGGGCAAAGCTTGATGCTGATTTCGAACA gaACTGCGCGTCTTTAAATTTTACGGAAGATATTGTAGATCGAGTACATGGAATCCTGTCAAATTTCTCACTTATTGATAGAGTTGTAGTACATCCAACGTGTATCTTTGCAAATGCTCGAGGGTACAGAGAACCTG acAGATATGTTGTTGTATCGGCTAGCGGCGAAGGTGTTTGTATTGTTTTGGAACTGGCAAAGATCATGAACGATATTCAACGGGAACACGACTGGAAGCCTCGTCGATCCCTTATTTTCTGTTTCATTTTCGGATCTTCGGACTCCTGTTCAGAAATACTGTTTCAAAATGCTTTCGTGCACTCTAGAATTATGGCCTATGTTGTTGTACATCATCGAGTTTTCCAAG GCAGTGGTCCTTTTATTGCGTCAGGGTCCGATATAATACAGTCTCTGGTTTTAGAAGCTGCTAGCATCGTGaaaaatttacattttcatAACGACCGCTCGATATCTTCAAACAACGCGTCTTCTAATAATACAATTTCTCGCCTTGCTTTAGACATACCGCACGCAGTATTGTCGTTCGTG AACAACGGCATCACCATCGATGAAAATGATCACGAAAGGAACATGCGTAAAATAATTTTAGCCCAAATACTTGGTCAAACTATTTGGAAATTATCCGAATGTTTAATCATGAAATGGAATCCACGTTATTTCGATGAAACTGTTTCCAAAGCACTGGACTCTATAGATAGTACTAAATTTTTTACGAACAAAG ATGAAATACAGGAAACCTCTGTCAGATTACTGATCGAGGTTAAGATTTTTAATGGAATGATCGACGCAATCGATACCACCAA CGTAATCAGGACGAGGATATTAAATGATTTGATGATGGATTTGGATAGAACTCTTCTGTGTTCTGATAGAAAATTTGTATCGAAAACCGATTGGGCAGAGATTTTAAAACTAGCTCATGAGCCTTTTAACGTTATATCAACGCGTCTTAAACAAGTATTAAAATGTTACGAAACGGCCGTCcaacttttacaaaataaaatttaa